The DNA sequence GAGATTTTATCAGGATTGATATTCCGGGACCGGGAGAGCCTGAGGCCAAAGGATATGATTGGGTAGAGATTACAGATATTTGTTTTTACGAGAACAGCTTTGCTGAATGTATAACAATGACCTGCAGACCGTCCAGAAACCCGGAAGACAAAAAAAACCGCCATATTGCTCATTTTTACAGCTCCGGATCAACCTCTACTTTTATGATATCAAAAAGTCCTGCTCATTTAAAAGCCGCAGTGTATGGACGAAATGAAAGACCTAATCTGAATGCTAAGCTCCTTGATGTCATCAGAAATCTTGTTATCGCAGCCGGTGGAATAATGGGAGCCGCTAAAATACAATGGAAACAGCTTACCGACGGTTTTTTAGATTTTGAATAACTATTTTCTACCTTTTTTGATCTAGATCAAAGTTTAGTATTTGTTGTACAGGGACCTTTGCACCCGAATATTTTAAACAAAATTTATGAGTACAACATTAGAAAAAGGACAGACTATTAATTTCTATCAGGCGACTGCTCCTATTATCATTTCGGTATTCGGGGTTTATCTTACGATAGGAATCGCCTTGGGAGTACTTCCCGGATTTGTCCAGAACACACTAGGCTTTGACAGTATTATTGTGGGGCTTGTTATTGGTCTCCAGTCGTTGTCAACACTTTTAACCCGCGCATATTCCGGAAAAATTACAGATACCAGAGGAGCCAAGAAAAGTAAAATGTCCGGTGTGGTATTAGCTGTTATTGCCGGGATTGTTTATGTACTTGCGGTACTATTTCAAGCTCATTCGTTAACGGCACTTATCTTTCTGCTACTGGCAAGAATCATTCATGGTGTTGGCGAAAGCTTTCTGGTTACCGGAGCATTAACATGGGGAATAGGACTGGCAGGACACTCCAACTCCGGAAAAGTAATGACCTGGAACGGTATTGCTATGTATGCAGGAATTGCAACAGGAGCTCCTTTAAGTATCTGGTTGAGTAAAGAATACAATATTCTCCCTGCTTTTATCCTTATAGCTCTGCTTCCGCTTGTAAGCTGGATTTCTACCGCAAAACTTCCTTCTATTCCTGTAGATAAAGATCATGTACGAACACCTTTTTATAAGGTGATCGGTACGATATCAGGCCAAGGGCTGAGCCTTGCTTTTTCATCAATGGCTTTTGGATGTATTGCTTCTTTTATTGCATTATTTTTCTCACAAAAGAATTGGGGGGATGCATCACTTGCTTTTATGATTTTCGGAATATGTTACGTTCTTACCCGGATTTTCTTTGCTTCATTTCCGGATAAATACGGAGGTTTTAAGATTGCTTTGATCTCTCTGATTATCGAAGTGGCAGGACAGCTGCTGATCTGGACGTCTGCGTCAAAAACACTGGCCATTATCGGATGTGGATTAACCGGAGTTGGATTTTCATTGGTTTTTCCGGCTCTGGGAGTTCTTGCCATTCAAAAAGTAAAGCCACAAATGAGAGGAACAGCGTTGGGAGCATATGTTGCTTTTGTTGATCTGTCATTAGGATTGGCAGGACCTATTGCCGGACTGATCGCCGGTTGGTTTGATTATCAGGCAGTCTATCTTTTCGGGGGAATCAGCTGTGTTGTGTCAATGTTTATTCTACTATATAATAAAAAATAAAAATGGAAAATACTATAATTACTCAAACAGAGAAAACGAAAAAAATACGTTCTGCATTTATCGTTAAAAATAAACAATATCTCACTCCACATCTTATCCGTGTAGTATTTGAAATCAATGAAAATCAGGTT is a window from the Chryseobacterium indologenes genome containing:
- a CDS encoding MFS transporter — protein: MSTTLEKGQTINFYQATAPIIISVFGVYLTIGIALGVLPGFVQNTLGFDSIIVGLVIGLQSLSTLLTRAYSGKITDTRGAKKSKMSGVVLAVIAGIVYVLAVLFQAHSLTALIFLLLARIIHGVGESFLVTGALTWGIGLAGHSNSGKVMTWNGIAMYAGIATGAPLSIWLSKEYNILPAFILIALLPLVSWISTAKLPSIPVDKDHVRTPFYKVIGTISGQGLSLAFSSMAFGCIASFIALFFSQKNWGDASLAFMIFGICYVLTRIFFASFPDKYGGFKIALISLIIEVAGQLLIWTSASKTLAIIGCGLTGVGFSLVFPALGVLAIQKVKPQMRGTALGAYVAFVDLSLGLAGPIAGLIAGWFDYQAVYLFGGISCVVSMFILLYNKK